The following are encoded in a window of Vigna unguiculata cultivar IT97K-499-35 chromosome 8, ASM411807v1, whole genome shotgun sequence genomic DNA:
- the LOC114194051 gene encoding probable LRR receptor-like serine/threonine-protein kinase At3g47570, with protein sequence MCKTMAVILFMFILSVVSQNLVYMMPPTVALSLSSESDKLALLALKHELTNGVANALPSWNNSLHFCEWQGVTCGHRHMRVSVLHLENENWGGTLGPSLGNLSFLTTLILSNINLHGEIPTQIGRLKRLQVLDLSHNGLNGQIPVHLSNCTKLEMINLLYNKLTGKVPSWFGSGSMTRLNKLLLGVNDLVGTIPPSLGNLSSLQNIFLARNHLVGSIPHVLGRLSNLKIVNLALNSLSGVVPDSLYNLSNIQILALANNQLSGILPSKMQLGFPNLQAFLFGANQFSGTFPSSVSNITGLQAFDISYNGFSGPIPPTFGSLNKLQMLNLCYNSFGSGRARDLDFLLSLTNCTHLRILHLDGNGFGGAVPGLIGNFSTYLSILTMGLNQISGTIPEGIWQLIGLTDIDMGENYLQGTIPDSIGRLKNLVGLDLEENKLSGNIPTAIGNLTILSELSLHSNSFVGGIPLSLKYCTRLERFSVSTNNLNGDIPNQTFGNFEGLVKLDLSYNSFTGSIPSEFENLKHLSVLYLQVNKFSGEIPEELGACSGLTKLVLQSNFFRGSIPSFLGSLGSLEFLDLSNNNFSCTIPVELQKLSYLNTLNLSFNHLYGEVPTGGVFNNVTAISLIGNKDLCGGIPQLKLPACSKLPSNKHKWSFRKKPILIIAIVVGVGLITSTLFISIYLIRKSPKTQSTSWSPEKKYVKVSYGDLHKATDGFSSSNLVGSGSFGSVYSGYLLPFKTPVAVKVLNLEKCGASKSFVAECKVVGMIMHRNLVNILTCCSSIDYNGKDFKAIVFEFMPNGSLESLLYDNVEPDTRSFSVNLDLVVNIALDVANALDYLHHGSSQAVVHCDIKPSNVLLDDAIVAHLGDFGLARLLHVATGHSSRDEVSSSAIRGTIGYVPPEYGAGRGVSTKGDMYSYGIVVLEMVTGRKPTDAMFGEGLSLHKFCQMAIPEGMSEIADSRLVAATGEEGRRMMESKIRECLVGLARIGVGCSAELPSERMDIKDVVLEMHSIKQRLCH encoded by the exons ATGTGCAAAACAATGGCTGTAATTCTATTCATGTTCATTCTCAGTGTTGTTTCACAGAACTTAGTGTACATGATGCCACCTACAGTTGCTCTCTCTTTGAGTTCAGAGAGTGACAAGCTGGCTTTACTTGCTTTGAAGCATGAGCTTACCAATGGAGTCGCCAATGCTCTTCCATCGTGGAATAACTCTTTACATTTCTGTGAGTGGCAGGGTGTTACATGCGGACACCGCCACATGAGAGTCTCTGTCTTGCACTTGGAAAATGAAAACTGGGGTGGCACTCTTGGACCATCTTTGGGAAATCTAAGCTTCCTCACAACCCTCATTCTTTCCAACATCAACTTGCATGGGGAAATTCCCACACAAATTGGTCGACTAAAGAGATTGCAGGTTCTTGACTTGAGCCACAACGGTCTAAATGGTCAGATTCCTGTACACCTTTCTAACTGCACTAAACTTGAGATGATTAACTTGTTGTACAATAAACTCACAGGAAAAGTTCCCTCCTGGTTTGGAAGTGGATCCATGACACGGCTAAATAAGTTGCTTCTTGGTGTCAACGATCTAGTTGGTACTATCCCACCTTCCTTGGGGAATCTATCATCCcttcaaaatattttccttGCAAGAAATCATTTGGTGGGAAGTATACCACATGTTTTGGGTCggttatcaaatttaaaaatcgTGAATCTGGCTTTAAATAGTTTGTCAGGAGTAGTCCCTGATTCTCtttataatctttctaatattcAAATTCTTGCTCTCGCGAACAACCAGTTATCAGGTATTCTTCCATCAAAAATGCAACTTGGTTTTCCAAACCTTCAAGCCTTTTTGTTTGGAGCGAACCAGTTCAGTGGAACATTCCCGTCTTCAGTATCCAACATCACCGGATTGCAAGCGTTTGATATCTCCTACAATGGTTTTAGTGGGCCAATTCCTCCCACTTTCGGAAGCttaaataaacttcaaatgCTTAACCTTTGTTACAATAGTTTTGGAAGTGGGAGAGCTCGTGACTTGGATTTCCTTTTGTCATTAACAAATTGTACTCATTTGCGCATACTTCATTTGGATGGAAATGGATTTGGTGGTGCAGTGCCAGGTCTTATCGGCAATTTTTCTACCTATCTGAGTATTCTTACTATGGGGTTGAATCAAATATCTGGAACGATACCTGAAGGAATTTGGCAGCTAATCGGTTTAACCGACATAGACATGGGAGAAAATTATCTACAGGGAACTATTCCGGATTCAATTGGAAGGCTCAAAAATCTAGTAGGACTGGACctagaagaaaacaaattgtcTGGTAATATTCCTACCGCCATTGGCAATCTCACTATATTGTCTGAACTTTCTCTGCATTCAAATAGTTTTGTTGGTGGCATTCCATTAAGCCTCAAATACTGCACGCGACTGGAGAGATTTAGTGTTTCGACCAACAATTTAAATGGAGATATCCCTAATCAAACATTTGGCAATTTTGAAGGTTTGGTAAAACTCGACTTATCTTACAATTCTTTCACTGGTTCCATCCCTTCAGAGTTTGAAAACTTGAAGCACCTTTCCGTATTATATCTTCAGGTAAACAAATTTTCTGGTGAAATACCTGAAGAGCTTGGCGCTTGTTCCGGGTTAACAAAACTTGTGTTACAGAGTAACTTCTTCCGGGGAAGCATACCTTCGTTTTTGGGCTCTTTAGGATCCCTTGAATTCCTAGACCTTTCGAACAACAACTTCTCATGCACAATCCCTGTTGAACTACAAAAGTTGAGTTATTTGAATACTTTGAACTTGTCTTTTAACCATCTTTATGGTGAGGTTCCCACCGGAGGTGTCTTTAACAATGTTACAGCAATTTCACTCATTGGAAATAAGGATCTGTGTGGAGGGATACCTCAACTGAAGCTTCCTGCATGTTCTAAGTTGCCCTCAAACAAACACAAGTGGTCTTTCAGAAAGAAACCCATCCTTATCATTGCAATTGTCGTTGGAGTGGGTTTGATAACTTCAACACTGTTTATCAGCATCTATCTGATCAGGAAAAGTCCCAAAACACAATCGACTTCTTGGTCTCCTGAAAAAAAGTACGTAAAGGTTTCTTATGGAGATCTGCATAAAGCAACCGATGGATTTTCTTCATCCAATTTGGTAGGTTCTGGAAGCTTTGGTTCTGTATATAGTGGATATCTTCTCCCTTTCAAAACACCCGTTGCTGTGAAGGTATTGAATCTTGAAAAGTGTGGAGCGTCAAAAAGTTTCGTAGCTGAGTGCAAGGTTGTAGGAATGATAATGCATCGGAATCTTGTCAACATCTTGACTTGTTGTTCAAGTATTGATTATAACGGTAAAGATTTCAAGGCTATAGTTTTTGAATTCATGCCTAATGGCAGTCTAGAAAGTTTGCTGTACGACAACGTTGAGCCCGATACTAGAAGTTTCAGTGTCAACCTTGATCTTGTGGTAAATATTGCTCTTGATGTTGCTAATGCATTGGATTATCTTCATCATGGTTCTTCGCAAGCTGTGGTTCACTGTGATATTAAGCCAAGCAACGTTCTTCTTGATGATGCCATTGTTGCTCACTTGGGAGATTTTGGGTTAGCAAGGCTCCTTCATGTGGCGACGGGACATTCCAGCAGAGATGAGGTTAGTTCGTCTGCAATTAGAGGAACCATTGGATATGTTCCACCAG AATACGGAGCAGGGCGTGGAGTATCAACTAAAGGAGATATGTACAGTTACGGAATTGTTGTGCTGGAGATGGTGACAGGAAGGAAACCAACAGATGCAATGTTTGGTGAGGGTTTAAG